In Streptomyces sp. NBC_00878, a single window of DNA contains:
- the pdxH gene encoding pyridoxamine 5'-phosphate oxidase yields the protein MRQDGRVTDRDPVLDPALMRKHYRAEGLDETELADHPMEQFARWFTQAATDGVVYEPNAMVVSTADAEGRPSSRTVLLKQYDEQGFVFFTNYESRKARDLAGNPYVGLLFPWHAMARQVIVSGTARRTGRDETAAYFRTRPHGSQLGAWASAQSSVISSRAEVDASYAELAARYPEGEQVPVPPNWGGFRIAPRTVEFWQGRENRLHDRLRYVAQEDGSWRVERLSP from the coding sequence ATGCGGCAGGATGGCCGTGTGACCGACCGTGATCCCGTCCTCGACCCCGCGTTGATGCGCAAGCACTACCGGGCCGAGGGACTCGACGAGACCGAGCTGGCCGACCACCCGATGGAACAGTTCGCGCGCTGGTTCACCCAGGCCGCGACCGATGGCGTGGTGTACGAGCCGAACGCCATGGTCGTCTCCACCGCGGACGCCGAGGGGCGGCCCAGCTCCCGCACGGTGCTCCTGAAGCAGTACGACGAGCAGGGCTTCGTCTTCTTCACCAACTACGAGTCCCGCAAGGCGCGCGACCTCGCCGGCAACCCGTACGTCGGGCTGCTCTTCCCGTGGCACGCGATGGCGCGGCAGGTCATCGTCAGCGGTACGGCGCGGCGGACGGGGCGGGACGAGACGGCCGCGTACTTCCGTACCCGTCCGCACGGGTCCCAGCTCGGGGCGTGGGCCAGTGCGCAGTCGTCGGTGATCTCTTCCCGGGCGGAAGTGGATGCGTCGTACGCCGAGTTGGCCGCCCGCTATCCCGAGGGCGAGCAGGTTCCGGTGCCCCCGAACTGGGGCGGGTTTCGCATCGCGCCCCGGACGGTGGAGTTCTGGCAGGGCCGGGAGAACCGGCTGCATGACCGGTTGCGGTATGTGGCTCAGGAGGACGGGTCGTGGCGGGTGGAGCGGCTCAGCCCTTAG
- a CDS encoding TetR/AcrR family transcriptional regulator: protein MGVVNGGATTGGAVNGAPLVERVPKQDRSRATRQRLLEAAVACLAEHGWAGSTVSVVAERAGVSRGAAQHHFPTREDLFTAAVEYVAEERSTALRALFPDGPTDRHAVVAALVDLYTGPLFRAALHLWVAASNEDQLGSRVTELEARVGRETHRIAVELLHADESRPGTRETVQGLLDMSRGLGLANLLTDDRTRREGVVRQWSTILDGVLG, encoded by the coding sequence ATGGGCGTGGTGAACGGTGGCGCGACGACGGGCGGCGCGGTGAACGGTGCGCCGCTCGTCGAGCGCGTACCCAAACAGGACCGCAGCCGGGCCACCCGGCAGCGGCTCCTCGAAGCCGCGGTCGCCTGCCTCGCCGAACACGGCTGGGCGGGCTCCACGGTCTCCGTCGTCGCCGAACGCGCCGGCGTCTCCCGGGGCGCCGCCCAGCACCACTTCCCGACCCGCGAGGACCTCTTCACGGCCGCCGTCGAGTACGTCGCCGAGGAACGCTCCACCGCCCTGCGCGCCCTGTTCCCCGACGGCCCCACGGACCGCCACGCGGTCGTCGCCGCCCTGGTCGACCTCTACACGGGCCCCCTGTTCCGCGCCGCCCTCCACCTCTGGGTCGCCGCCTCCAACGAGGATCAACTAGGGTCCCGCGTAACGGAGTTGGAGGCCCGCGTAGGCCGCGAGACCCACCGCATAGCCGTGGAACTCCTGCACGCCGACGAATCCCGCCCCGGCACCCGAGAAACCGTCCAGGGCCTCCTCGACATGTCCCGAGGCCTGGGCCTCGCCAACCTCCTCACGGACGACCGCACCCGCCGCGAGGGCGTGGTACGCCAGTGGTCGACGATCCTGGACGGGGTACTGGGCTGA
- a CDS encoding enoyl-CoA hydratase family protein yields MTVVRRSHERGITTLALDAPERRNALSAQLVGELADALTECGKDGDVRAAVLTHTGNTFSAGADLRDPPDPDVLVALLRQIVELPKPVVARVTGHVRAGGLGLLGACDIAVASQEATFAFTEVRIGVAPAVISLSLLPRLDPRAVARYYLTGEKFDADEAARIGLVTAAGEDADDVLAPVLDGLRRASPDGLAETKRLLTAKVLDSFDRDAADLTALSARLFSSPQAREGMTAFLERRDPSWAW; encoded by the coding sequence ATGACGGTGGTACGGCGGTCGCACGAGCGCGGGATCACCACCCTCGCGCTCGACGCGCCCGAGCGGCGCAACGCCCTCTCCGCCCAGTTGGTGGGGGAGTTGGCGGACGCGCTCACGGAGTGCGGCAAGGACGGCGACGTACGCGCCGCCGTCCTCACCCACACCGGAAACACCTTCAGCGCGGGCGCGGACCTGCGTGATCCGCCCGACCCGGACGTCCTGGTGGCCCTACTACGCCAGATCGTCGAACTGCCGAAACCCGTCGTCGCCCGCGTCACCGGCCATGTGCGCGCGGGCGGCCTCGGACTGCTCGGCGCCTGCGACATCGCCGTCGCCTCCCAGGAGGCCACGTTCGCCTTCACGGAGGTACGCATCGGGGTCGCCCCCGCCGTGATCTCGCTGTCCCTGCTGCCGCGCCTCGACCCGCGCGCGGTGGCCCGCTACTACCTCACGGGGGAGAAGTTCGACGCGGACGAAGCCGCCCGGATCGGCCTCGTCACGGCGGCGGGCGAGGACGCCGACGACGTACTCGCGCCCGTGCTCGACGGACTGCGCCGGGCCTCCCCGGACGGACTGGCCGAGACGAAACGGCTGCTCACGGCTAAGGTGCTGGACAGTTTCGACCGGGACGCGGCCGACCTGACCGCGCTCTCGGCCCGGCTGTTCTCCTCCCCGCAGGCCCGCGAGGGAATGACGGCCTTCCTCGAACGACGGGATCCCTCATGGGCGTGGTGA
- a CDS encoding 4-coumarate--CoA ligase family protein, which translates to MFRSAYEDVPAVEEPIHEAVLGRAASRGDTPALIDGVDGMTLTYAQLDAFHRRIAAGLADLGVRKGDVLALHSPNTVAFPAAFFAATRAGASVTTVHPLATPDEFAKQLRDCAAEWIVTVSPLLDTARTAAELAGGVREIFVCDQAPGHRSLLDMLGSTAPEPQVDIDPAEDVAALPYSSGTTGTPKGVMLTHRNIATNLAQLSPTMPMGPGDRILAVLPFFHIYGLTALMNAPLRQGATVVVLPRFDLETFLAAIEKHRITGLFVAPPIVLALAKHPAVEGYDLSSLEYVISAAAPLDAELAEACSRRLGLPPVGQAYGMTELSPGTHAVPRDSVNPPPGSVGKLIPNTEMRIISLDDPGKDVGVDERGEILIRGPQVMKGYLGRPEATAAMIDADGWLHTGDVGHVDAGGWLYVVDRVKELIKYKGFQVAPAELEALLLTHPGIADAAVIGVYDSDNNERPHAYVQRQPTAADLTEDEVMAYVAERVAPYKKIRQVVFLAGVPRAASGKILRRELREPREPRELRERA; encoded by the coding sequence GTGTTCCGCAGCGCGTACGAAGACGTCCCCGCCGTCGAAGAACCCATACACGAGGCGGTGTTGGGCCGCGCCGCCTCCCGGGGCGACACGCCCGCGCTGATCGACGGCGTGGACGGAATGACCCTCACCTACGCCCAACTCGACGCGTTCCACCGGCGAATAGCCGCTGGACTCGCCGACCTCGGCGTCCGCAAGGGGGACGTGCTGGCGCTGCACAGCCCCAACACCGTCGCCTTCCCCGCGGCCTTCTTCGCCGCCACGCGCGCGGGGGCGTCGGTCACGACCGTGCACCCGCTCGCCACGCCCGACGAGTTCGCCAAGCAGCTGCGGGACTGCGCCGCCGAGTGGATCGTCACCGTGTCACCGCTCCTCGACACGGCCCGTACGGCGGCCGAACTCGCGGGCGGCGTACGGGAGATCTTCGTCTGCGACCAGGCACCCGGACACCGCTCGCTGCTCGACATGCTGGGCTCCACGGCCCCCGAGCCGCAGGTCGACATCGACCCCGCCGAGGACGTGGCGGCCCTCCCGTACTCCTCCGGGACGACCGGCACCCCCAAGGGCGTGATGCTCACCCACCGGAACATCGCCACCAACCTGGCGCAGCTGTCGCCCACCATGCCGATGGGGCCCGGCGACCGCATCCTCGCGGTCCTGCCGTTCTTCCACATCTACGGGCTCACCGCCCTCATGAACGCGCCCCTCCGGCAGGGTGCCACGGTCGTCGTCCTGCCGCGCTTCGACCTCGAAACGTTCCTCGCGGCCATCGAGAAACACCGGATCACCGGCCTCTTCGTGGCCCCGCCGATCGTCCTCGCCCTCGCCAAGCACCCGGCCGTCGAGGGCTACGACCTGTCGTCCCTGGAGTACGTCATCAGCGCGGCAGCCCCCCTGGACGCCGAGCTGGCGGAGGCCTGTTCGCGCAGGCTGGGGCTGCCGCCCGTCGGTCAGGCGTACGGCATGACGGAACTGTCGCCCGGCACGCACGCCGTACCCCGGGACAGCGTGAACCCGCCCCCCGGAAGCGTCGGAAAACTCATCCCCAACACGGAAATGCGCATCATCTCCCTCGACGACCCCGGCAAGGACGTCGGCGTCGACGAGCGCGGCGAGATCCTCATCCGCGGACCGCAGGTCATGAAGGGCTACCTCGGCCGCCCCGAGGCGACCGCCGCGATGATCGACGCCGACGGCTGGCTGCACACCGGAGACGTCGGACACGTCGACGCGGGCGGCTGGCTGTACGTCGTCGACCGGGTCAAGGAACTCATCAAGTACAAGGGCTTCCAGGTGGCCCCCGCCGAACTGGAGGCACTCCTGCTCACCCACCCGGGCATCGCCGACGCCGCCGTCATCGGGGTCTACGACAGCGACAACAACGAACGGCCGCACGCGTACGTGCAGCGCCAGCCGACCGCGGCGGACCTCACCGAGGACGAGGTCATGGCGTACGTCGCCGAGCGCGTCGCCCCGTACAAGAAGATCCGGCAGGTCGTCTTCCTCGCGGGCGTGCCCAGGGCGGCCTCCGGCAAGATCCTGCGCCGGGAACTGCGGGAACCACGGGAACCACGGGAACTGAGGGAGCGCGCATGA
- a CDS encoding acyl-CoA dehydrogenase family protein, producing the protein MTTVLESDEQKDLRAAVAALGTRYGHDYLTKVIAAGTYPDELWSEAAKLGYLGVNLPEEYGGGGGGIAELSIVLEELGAAGCPLLMLIVSPAICGTVIARFGTEAQKQDWLPALADGTRIMAFGITEPDAGSNSHRITTTARRADNGTDWLLTGRKVFISGADIADATLIVGRTADARTGKLKPCLFIVPRDAPGFERRRIDMELHGAEKQFELTLDDVRLPADALVGDEDAGLLQLFAGLNPERIMTAAFAIGMGRYALSRAVTYARERTVWREPIGAHQAIAHPLAQAHIDLELARLMMQKAALLYDSGDDAGAGEAANMAKYAAGEACVKAVDQSVHTLGGNGLTGEFGLASLITASRVARIAPVSREMILNYVSHQTLGLPKSY; encoded by the coding sequence ATGACAACAGTCCTCGAATCAGACGAACAGAAGGACCTCCGCGCAGCCGTAGCCGCCCTCGGCACCCGCTACGGCCACGACTACCTCACCAAGGTCATCGCCGCGGGCACCTACCCCGACGAACTCTGGTCAGAGGCGGCCAAACTCGGCTACCTCGGCGTCAACCTCCCCGAGGAATACGGAGGCGGAGGCGGCGGCATAGCCGAACTCTCCATCGTCCTGGAGGAGTTGGGCGCCGCGGGCTGCCCCCTCCTCATGCTGATCGTCTCCCCGGCCATCTGCGGCACAGTGATCGCCCGCTTCGGCACAGAGGCCCAAAAGCAGGACTGGCTCCCGGCCTTGGCCGACGGCACCCGCATCATGGCTTTCGGCATCACCGAACCCGACGCCGGTTCCAACAGCCACCGAATAACAACAACCGCCCGCCGCGCGGACAACGGCACGGACTGGCTCCTCACGGGCCGCAAGGTGTTCATCTCCGGAGCGGACATCGCCGACGCCACCCTCATCGTGGGCCGGACGGCGGACGCCCGCACCGGCAAGCTCAAGCCCTGCCTGTTCATCGTCCCGCGCGACGCGCCCGGCTTCGAGCGGCGACGGATCGACATGGAACTGCACGGCGCGGAGAAGCAGTTCGAGCTCACCCTCGACGACGTACGCCTGCCCGCCGACGCACTCGTCGGCGACGAGGACGCGGGCCTGCTCCAGCTCTTCGCGGGCCTCAACCCCGAGCGCATCATGACCGCCGCCTTCGCGATCGGCATGGGCCGCTACGCCCTCTCCAGGGCCGTCACCTACGCCCGCGAACGCACCGTCTGGAGGGAGCCGATCGGCGCCCACCAGGCCATCGCCCACCCCCTGGCGCAGGCCCACATCGACCTCGAACTCGCCCGTCTGATGATGCAGAAAGCGGCCCTCCTGTACGACTCCGGGGACGACGCGGGCGCCGGAGAGGCCGCCAACATGGCCAAGTACGCGGCCGGCGAAGCCTGTGTGAAAGCGGTCGACCAGTCCGTACACACACTCGGCGGCAACGGCCTGACCGGCGAGTTCGGCCTCGCGTCCCTCATCACGGCATCCCGGGTAGCCAGGATCGCCCCCGTCAGCAGGGAGATGATCCTCAACTACGTCTCGCACCAGACCCTGGGCCTGCCGAAGTCCTACTAG
- a CDS encoding biotin carboxylase N-terminal domain-containing protein, protein MISSLLVANRGEIACRVFRTCRELGIRTVAVYSDADENALHARVADTAVRLPGATPTDTYLRGELIVKAALAAGAEAVHPGYGFLSENADFARAVLDAGLVWIGPPPEAIEAMASKTRAKELMTAAGVPLLAPLEPDAVTEADLPVLVKAASGGGGRGMRIVRELADLKSELTAASAEAESAFGDGTVFVEPYVEHGRHVEVQIVADTHGTVWAYGTRDCSLQRRHQKVIEEAPAPGLAPGVEQRLHSAATAAARTIAYTGAGTVEFLVSGDDVHFLEMNTRLQVEHPVTEAVFGVDLVALQLSVAEGAPLDGDPPPPSGHAVEARLYAEDPSHDWAPQTGTLHRLSVPGVRLDTGYEDGDTIGVHYDAMLAKAIAYAPTRAEAIRRLAGALERATIHGPVTNRDLLVRSLRHEEFTTARMDTAFYERHLADLTTAAPDPYAPLAAALADAHGRSRFGGWRNLPSQPQTKRYASPADEHEVHYHHTREGLTADGVRVLTTAADLVVLEIDGVRRKFDVTRHDDRVYVNTTALTVLPRFPDPTAQQEPGSLLAPMPGTVVRIADGLTTGSAVRAGDPLIWLEAMKMEHKITAPTTGTLTALHAAPGQQVEVGALLAVVQQEAPL, encoded by the coding sequence ATGATTTCGAGTCTGCTGGTAGCCAACCGGGGCGAGATCGCCTGCAGGGTCTTCCGCACCTGCCGTGAGTTGGGAATCCGAACCGTCGCCGTGTACTCGGACGCGGACGAAAACGCCCTCCACGCGCGCGTGGCCGACACCGCGGTACGCCTGCCGGGCGCGACGCCCACCGACACGTATCTGCGCGGCGAGCTGATCGTGAAGGCCGCCCTGGCCGCGGGCGCGGAGGCCGTGCACCCCGGGTACGGCTTCCTGTCCGAGAACGCCGACTTCGCGCGGGCCGTCCTCGACGCGGGCCTGGTCTGGATCGGCCCGCCGCCCGAGGCGATCGAGGCGATGGCCTCCAAGACCCGCGCCAAGGAGCTGATGACGGCCGCCGGGGTGCCGTTGCTCGCCCCCCTCGAACCCGACGCGGTGACCGAGGCCGATCTGCCGGTCCTGGTGAAGGCGGCGTCGGGCGGCGGCGGCCGCGGCATGCGGATCGTCCGCGAACTCGCCGACCTGAAAAGCGAGTTGACGGCCGCGTCGGCCGAGGCCGAGAGCGCCTTCGGGGACGGCACGGTCTTCGTCGAGCCGTACGTCGAGCACGGACGCCATGTCGAGGTGCAGATCGTCGCCGACACCCACGGCACCGTGTGGGCCTACGGCACCCGCGACTGCTCCCTCCAGCGCCGCCACCAGAAGGTGATCGAGGAGGCCCCCGCGCCGGGCCTCGCCCCCGGTGTCGAACAGCGCCTGCACTCCGCGGCGACGGCCGCCGCCCGCACGATCGCCTACACGGGCGCGGGCACCGTCGAGTTCCTGGTCTCCGGGGACGACGTCCACTTCCTGGAGATGAACACCCGCCTCCAGGTCGAACACCCGGTGACGGAGGCGGTGTTCGGCGTCGACCTGGTCGCCCTGCAACTGAGCGTCGCCGAGGGAGCGCCTCTGGACGGCGACCCGCCGCCGCCCTCCGGCCACGCGGTCGAGGCCCGCCTCTACGCCGAGGACCCGTCCCACGACTGGGCCCCGCAGACCGGCACCCTGCACCGCCTCTCCGTACCCGGCGTCCGCCTGGACACCGGCTACGAGGACGGCGACACGATCGGCGTCCACTACGACGCCATGCTCGCCAAGGCCATCGCGTACGCCCCCACGCGCGCGGAGGCCATCCGCCGCCTCGCAGGCGCCCTGGAACGGGCCACGATCCACGGCCCGGTCACCAACCGCGACCTTCTCGTACGCTCCCTGCGCCACGAGGAGTTCACGACGGCCCGGATGGACACGGCCTTCTACGAACGCCACCTGGCCGACCTCACCACGGCCGCCCCGGACCCGTACGCCCCCTTGGCCGCCGCCCTCGCGGACGCCCACGGCCGCTCCCGTTTCGGCGGCTGGCGCAACCTGCCCTCCCAGCCCCAGACCAAGCGCTACGCCTCGCCGGCCGACGAACACGAGGTCCATTACCACCACACCCGCGAGGGCCTGACGGCCGACGGCGTCCGCGTACTGACCACCGCCGCGGATCTCGTCGTACTCGAAATCGACGGCGTACGCCGGAAGTTCGACGTCACCCGCCACGACGACCGCGTCTACGTGAACACCACCGCGCTCACCGTCCTGCCCCGCTTCCCGGACCCCACGGCCCAACAGGAACCCGGCTCCCTCCTCGCCCCCATGCCCGGCACGGTCGTCCGCATCGCCGACGGCCTGACCACGGGCTCCGCCGTACGGGCCGGAGACCCCCTCATCTGGCTGGAAGCAATGAAGATGGAACACAAAATCACCGCCCCGACCACGGGAACACTGACGGCCCTGCACGCGGCTCCAGGGCAGCAGGTCGAGGTGGGTGCCCTGTTGGCGGTCGTCCAGCAAGAGGCGCCCCTATAG
- a CDS encoding acyl-CoA carboxylase subunit beta codes for MTVLASALDTASPDYAAHREAMLAKLTELGAEHAKALAGGGEKYVARHRGRGKLLARERIELLLDPDTPFLELSPLAAWGSASPEYTVGASLVTGIGVVEGVECLITANDPTVRGGASNPWSLKKALRANDIALANRLPCISLVESGGADLPSQKEIFIPGGAIFRDLTRLSAAGIPTVAVVFGNSTAGGAYIPGMSDHVIMVKERAKVFLGGPPLVKMATGEESDDESLGGAEMHARVSGLADHFAVDEQDALRQARRVVARLNHRKAYGDPGPAAPPKYDEDELLGIVPGDLRTPFDPREVIARFVDASDFDEFKPLYGSSLVTGWAALHGYPIGVLANAQGVLFSEESQKAAQFIQLANQRDIPLLFLHNTTGYMVGKEYEQGGIIKHGAMMINAVSNSRVPHLSVLMGASYGAGHYGMCGRAYDPRFLFAWPSAKSAVMGPQQLAGVLSIVARQSATAKGQPYDEDADAALRAMVEQQIESESLPMFLSGRLYDDGVIDPRDTRTVLGLCLSAIHTAPYEGARGGFGVFRM; via the coding sequence GTGACGGTCCTGGCGTCCGCCCTGGACACCGCCTCCCCCGACTACGCCGCCCACCGCGAAGCCATGCTCGCCAAGCTCACCGAGCTCGGCGCCGAGCACGCGAAGGCCCTCGCGGGAGGCGGCGAGAAGTACGTCGCCCGGCACCGGGGGCGCGGCAAACTGCTCGCCCGCGAGCGCATCGAGCTGCTCCTCGACCCCGACACGCCGTTCCTCGAACTGTCGCCGCTCGCCGCCTGGGGGAGCGCCTCCCCCGAGTACACCGTCGGCGCCTCGCTCGTCACCGGGATCGGGGTCGTCGAGGGCGTGGAGTGCCTGATCACGGCGAACGACCCGACCGTGCGCGGCGGCGCCAGCAACCCCTGGAGCCTGAAGAAAGCCCTCCGGGCGAACGACATCGCGCTCGCCAACCGCCTGCCCTGCATCAGCCTCGTCGAGTCCGGCGGCGCGGACCTGCCCTCCCAGAAGGAGATCTTCATCCCCGGGGGCGCGATCTTCCGTGACCTCACGCGCCTGTCCGCCGCCGGTATCCCGACCGTCGCCGTCGTCTTCGGCAACTCCACCGCCGGCGGTGCGTACATCCCCGGCATGTCCGACCACGTGATCATGGTCAAGGAGCGGGCGAAGGTCTTCCTCGGCGGTCCGCCGCTGGTCAAGATGGCCACCGGCGAGGAGAGCGACGACGAGTCGCTGGGCGGCGCCGAGATGCACGCGCGCGTGTCGGGCCTCGCCGACCACTTCGCCGTCGACGAGCAGGACGCCCTGAGGCAGGCACGCCGCGTCGTCGCCCGCCTCAACCACCGCAAGGCGTACGGCGATCCCGGCCCGGCCGCCCCGCCCAAGTACGACGAGGACGAGCTGCTGGGCATCGTGCCCGGGGATCTGCGCACGCCTTTCGACCCGCGCGAGGTGATCGCGCGCTTCGTCGACGCCTCCGACTTCGACGAGTTCAAGCCGCTGTACGGGAGCAGCCTGGTCACCGGCTGGGCGGCGCTCCACGGCTACCCCATCGGAGTGCTGGCGAACGCCCAAGGGGTCCTCTTCAGCGAGGAGTCCCAGAAGGCGGCCCAGTTCATCCAGCTGGCCAACCAGCGCGACATCCCGCTGCTCTTCCTGCACAACACCACCGGCTACATGGTCGGCAAGGAGTACGAACAGGGCGGCATCATCAAGCACGGCGCGATGATGATCAACGCGGTGAGCAACAGCCGCGTCCCCCACCTCTCCGTGCTCATGGGCGCCTCCTACGGAGCGGGCCATTACGGCATGTGCGGGCGCGCCTACGACCCCCGCTTCCTCTTCGCCTGGCCCAGCGCCAAGTCCGCCGTCATGGGCCCCCAGCAGCTCGCGGGCGTCCTGTCGATCGTCGCCCGGCAGTCCGCCACCGCGAAGGGGCAGCCGTACGACGAGGACGCCGACGCCGCCCTGCGCGCCATGGTGGAGCAGCAGATCGAGTCCGAGTCCCTGCCGATGTTCCTGTCCGGGCGGCTGTACGACGACGGGGTCATCGACCCCCGCGACACCCGCACCGTCCTCGGCCTGTGCCTGTCCGCGATCCACACGGCGCCCTACGAGGGCGCACGCGGCGGCTTCGGCGTCTTCCGGATGTGA
- a CDS encoding acyclic terpene utilization AtuA family protein, producing the protein MTDSTPGRVPGATPRSVPGATPRSVPGAAAGPEPGPTTGPAPLSAPASAPHPLRIGNASGFYGDRFDAMREMLSGGPLDVLTGDYLAELTMLILGRDRLKNPAGGYARTFLRQLEECLGLAHEKGVRIVANAGGLNPAGLADAVRELAQRLGIPARVAHVEGDDLTARHPKSLAAHAYLGGEGIATCLREGADIVVTGRVTDAALVTGPAAAHFGWAPDAYDRLAGAVVAGHVLECGTQATGGNYAFFAEHDPARLHHPGFPVAELHEDGTSVITKHDGTGGVVDLGTVTAQLLYETSGARYAGPDVTARLDSVRLTQEGPDRVRIDGVHGEAPPPTLKVGLNRLGGFRNEVVFVLAGLDIEKKAAFARVQLETALMAAKSRPADMRWELARTDHPDAPTEETASALLRLVVRDPDQDAVGRTLSGAAVELALGSYPGFHVMAPPGKGSPYGVFEDVYVPHGDVDHMAVLHDGRRVHVTSAHGTRVLEPLEEPPLPEPPPLGSTRRAPLGLVAGARSGDKGGNANVGVWVRTDHAWRWLAHTLTTDRFRELLPETADLTVVRHVLPNLRALNFVVEGVLGEGVAAQHRFDPQAKALGEWLRSRHLDIPEVLL; encoded by the coding sequence ATGACCGACTCGACGCCCGGCCGTGTGCCCGGGGCCACACCGCGCTCTGTGCCCGGGGCCACGCCGCGCTCTGTGCCCGGGGCCGCGGCCGGTCCTGAGCCCGGCCCCACGACCGGACCTGCGCCGCTCTCCGCACCCGCCTCCGCCCCCCACCCCCTCCGCATAGGCAACGCCTCCGGCTTCTACGGTGACCGGTTCGACGCCATGCGCGAGATGCTCAGCGGCGGCCCCCTGGACGTCCTGACCGGTGACTACCTCGCCGAACTGACCATGCTCATCCTCGGCCGCGACCGCCTCAAGAACCCGGCCGGCGGCTACGCCCGCACCTTCCTGCGGCAGTTGGAGGAGTGTCTCGGCCTCGCGCACGAGAAGGGCGTACGGATCGTCGCCAACGCCGGCGGCCTGAACCCGGCCGGACTCGCCGATGCCGTACGGGAGTTGGCCCAGCGGCTCGGCATCCCGGCACGGGTCGCGCACGTCGAGGGCGACGACCTGACCGCACGCCACCCGAAGAGCCTCGCCGCGCACGCCTACCTGGGCGGCGAAGGCATCGCCACCTGCCTCCGCGAAGGCGCGGACATCGTCGTCACCGGCCGGGTCACCGACGCCGCCCTGGTCACGGGCCCGGCCGCCGCCCACTTCGGCTGGGCGCCCGACGCGTACGACCGGCTCGCGGGTGCCGTCGTCGCCGGGCACGTCCTGGAGTGCGGCACGCAGGCCACCGGCGGCAACTACGCCTTCTTCGCCGAACACGACCCGGCCCGCCTGCACCACCCGGGCTTCCCGGTCGCCGAGCTCCACGAGGACGGCACGAGCGTCATCACCAAGCACGACGGCACCGGCGGCGTCGTGGACCTCGGCACGGTCACCGCCCAACTCCTGTACGAGACGTCCGGCGCCCGGTACGCGGGCCCCGACGTCACCGCGCGCCTCGACTCGGTCCGGCTCACGCAGGAGGGCCCCGACCGGGTACGGATCGACGGTGTGCACGGGGAGGCTCCGCCTCCCACCCTCAAGGTCGGGCTCAACCGGCTCGGCGGTTTCCGCAACGAGGTCGTCTTCGTCCTGGCGGGGCTCGACATCGAGAAGAAGGCCGCGTTCGCGCGGGTCCAGTTGGAGACCGCGCTCATGGCGGCGAAGTCCCGCCCGGCGGACATGCGGTGGGAACTGGCCCGCACCGACCACCCCGACGCGCCCACCGAGGAGACGGCCAGTGCCCTCCTCCGGCTCGTCGTGCGCGACCCCGACCAGGACGCGGTGGGCCGGACTCTCAGCGGAGCCGCCGTCGAGCTGGCGCTCGGCAGCTATCCCGGATTCCATGTGATGGCGCCACCGGGAAAGGGCTCCCCCTATGGGGTCTTCGAGGATGTGTACGTCCCTCATGGGGATGTGGACCATATGGCCGTCCTCCACGACGGGCGCCGGGTCCATGTGACGTCGGCCCACGGCACCCGCGTACTGGAGCCGCTGGAGGAACCCCCGCTGCCCGAACCCCCACCCTTGGGATCGACCCGCCGCGCCCCCCTCGGCCTAGTCGCCGGAGCCCGCAGCGGCGACAAAGGCGGCAACGCCAACGTCGGCGTCTGGGTCCGTACCGACCACGCCTGGCGATGGCTCGCGCACACCCTCACCACCGACCGGTTCCGCGAACTCCTCCCGGAGACAGCCGACTTGACCGTCGTACGGCACGTCCTGCCCAACCTCCGCGCCCTCAACTTCGTAGTAGAGGGAGTGCTCGGCGAGGGCGTCGCCGCCCAGCACCGTTTCGACCCGCAGGCCAAGGCCCTCGGCGAATGGCTGCGTTCCCGCCACCTCGACATCCCGGAGGTCCTGCTGTGA